Proteins found in one Candidatus Methylacidiphilales bacterium genomic segment:
- a CDS encoding AAA family ATPase — protein sequence MRDKSTVLSAVAEPRYILTRNAVLGRDLAQRVGGAWATLTRVQQLLQQVAERDARGERCVVIIDEESLVDRNDWLRVLVRVSSMRHVQLMGLGDPQQLDSIDETHVFGLVLRRARGSCALRAAP from the coding sequence ATGCGCGACAAGTCCACCGTGCTGTCGGCAGTGGCAGAGCCGCGATATATCCTCACGCGCAATGCAGTTTTGGGGCGAGATCTCGCGCAGCGCGTGGGTGGCGCGTGGGCGACGCTGACGCGAGTTCAGCAGCTATTGCAGCAAGTGGCGGAGCGCGATGCGCGAGGCGAGCGCTGTGTGGTGATCATTGACGAGGAAAGTCTAGTGGATCGCAATGATTGGTTGCGGGTGCTGGTGCGTGTTTCTTCCATGCGGCATGTGCAGTTGATGGGGCTGGGGGATCCGCAGCAGTTAGACAGCATTGACGAGACGCATGTGTTTGGTTTAGTACTCAGGCGCGCGCGAGGCTCATGCGCACTGCGCGCTGCACCATAG
- a CDS encoding XRE family transcriptional regulator, which produces MYESIEDVCIYFGQRLKHVRKLASFNLKELSERIGIPLDVLSKYEKGSLMPDSSIIIKIANELDVHPGWLLRPKPPVKLRVINYAKNITGINSKTRKDIVYNIQDWLERYIDIENIMSATIPFNWNDFRRKIEKKEDVENIAEDLRHEWGIGANPIANLTQIIEEKGIYIGITNLPEKIEVLSLLTVDNKPVIVIQNNISGYLQRFSLAKGIGYLCLDMPKYWGNKIKEIVVSRFAMALIVPQSAVLNELGGKLNHFGLDTFKVLSKKYGLNTQMWIYRAQDIGILSQEEAYRILVIMRKNQSETNHLEDTLLQEYPSRMFALVQNALNTGVITENRYYELIGQNIFAGLIDKTQFV; this is translated from the coding sequence ATGTATGAGTCCATAGAAGATGTCTGCATATATTTTGGCCAAAGGTTAAAGCATGTGCGAAAGCTGGCATCTTTTAATCTTAAAGAACTATCGGAAAGAATTGGGATACCTTTAGATGTTCTATCAAAGTATGAAAAAGGATCATTAATGCCGGATTCAAGTATTATTATTAAAATAGCAAACGAGTTAGATGTTCACCCAGGATGGTTATTACGGCCTAAACCACCTGTAAAATTGCGGGTAATAAACTACGCAAAAAACATCACTGGAATAAACTCTAAAACCAGGAAAGATATTGTTTACAACATTCAAGATTGGCTAGAAAGATATATTGATATAGAAAATATTATGAGTGCAACAATCCCGTTTAATTGGAATGACTTCCGACGTAAAATAGAAAAAAAAGAAGATGTTGAAAATATCGCCGAAGACTTAAGGCATGAATGGGGAATTGGCGCAAATCCGATTGCTAATTTGACACAGATAATAGAAGAGAAAGGTATCTATATTGGCATAACTAATCTACCTGAGAAAATAGAAGTGTTGTCTCTGTTAACAGTAGATAATAAACCCGTTATAGTAATACAAAACAACATTTCGGGGTATCTTCAAAGATTTAGCTTGGCCAAGGGAATAGGTTATTTATGTTTGGATATGCCTAAATATTGGGGTAATAAAATAAAGGAAATAGTAGTTTCACGCTTTGCGATGGCACTTATTGTTCCACAATCTGCAGTATTAAACGAGCTAGGCGGAAAATTAAATCATTTTGGTTTAGATACATTCAAAGTGTTAAGTAAAAAATATGGGTTGAATACACAGATGTGGATATATCGCGCACAAGACATAGGCATTTTATCACAAGAAGAAGCTTACAGAATTCTCGTCATTATGCGTAAAAACCAAAGTGAGACAAATCACCTGGAGGATACTCTTCTTCAAGAATATCCTAGTCGTATGTTTGCTCTAGTTCAAAATGCACTTAATACGGGAGTGATCACTGAGAATAGATATTATGAATTAATCGGGCAAAATATATTTGCTGGGTTGATTGATAAGACTCAATTCGTGTAA
- the ssb gene encoding single-stranded DNA-binding protein, translating to MYNKIKVVGRVGNDPEIRYTQTGTPFTNLSVATTRTWNQDGNKKSETTWFQVLFYGSTAENICQYLKKGSLILVEGRILPDPKTGNPVIYKRKDGTIGASFVIVASTVRFLSKKSDRDNEESEIVIQSDGDIENEVMIQDMNLGH from the coding sequence ATGTATAACAAAATCAAAGTTGTGGGGAGAGTGGGTAACGATCCAGAGATTAGATACACACAAACTGGAACTCCGTTCACCAACCTTAGCGTAGCTACTACAAGGACATGGAACCAAGACGGCAATAAAAAATCTGAAACCACTTGGTTTCAGGTATTGTTTTACGGTTCTACTGCAGAGAATATATGCCAATATCTCAAGAAAGGTAGCCTCATACTAGTCGAGGGGAGAATATTACCTGATCCGAAAACAGGTAACCCTGTGATATATAAGAGAAAAGATGGAACTATAGGAGCAAGCTTCGTCATTGTTGCGAGCACTGTAAGATTTCTCTCAAAAAAGAGCGACAGAGATAATGAAGAAAGTGAAATAGTCATTCAAAGTGATGGAGACATTGAGAACGAGGTAATGATTCAAGATATGAATCTCGGGCATTGA